A DNA window from Gorilla gorilla gorilla isolate KB3781 chromosome 6, NHGRI_mGorGor1-v2.1_pri, whole genome shotgun sequence contains the following coding sequences:
- the LOC101131360 gene encoding trypsin-like — protein sequence MVHVWPCQQVRAKEERSVFDASQDRKGGTRTLAWSVPLSFTHIRDGSQQCRIYLGLDKDSFEDCSSLICLLPIISTAVLGKDTWTKDWDSLQLDQLVCSWRDQSALKGFLIVALLSAAGAVLAKDSKDNQELSNNFTIPYMVYLQSFPEPCVGSLIHPDCVLTAAHCPLPVEIRMGVSQLSITNKKQQIRNYSSIVTYPDFDSKSLNNDLMMIKLSTPASLNPHFTQPPCGDYSHSLGTHSM from the exons ATGGTCCATGTCTGGCCATGTCAGCAAGTCCGGGCAAAAGAGGAAAGGTCTGTATTTGATGCATCACAG GATAGGAAAGGAGGCACCAGGACCTTGGCTTGGTCTGTGCCACTCTCTTTCACCCACATCAGAGACGGCTCCCAGCAATGCCGTATATATTTGGGTCTTGATAAGGACTCATTTGAAGACTGCTCTTCTCTCATCTGTCTTCTGCCCATAATCTCCACAGCTGTTCTTGGCAAGGACACTTGGACTAAAGATTGGGACAGCTTACAGCTTGATCAACTTGTCTGTTCCTGGCGAGATCAGTCTGCCTTGAAGGGTTTTCTCATCGTCGCTCTCTTGAGTGCAGCTG GAGCTGTTCTGGCTAAAGACTCTAAAGATAATCAGGAGTTGTCAAATAATTTTACTATTCCTTACATGGTCTACCTTCAGTCCTTCCCAGAACCCTGCGTGGGGTCTCTCATTCACCCTGACTGTGTATTGACAGCTGCCCACTGCCCCTTACC tgttgaaattCGAATGGGAGTTTCTCAACTTAGCATCACaaacaagaaacaacagatacgAAACTATTCATCGATTGTGACCTACCCTGACTTTGATTCAAAATCCTTGAACAATGACCTAATGATGATCAAACTATCAACACCTGCTTCACTCAACCCCCACTTCACTCAACCCCCATGTGGGGACTATAGCCATAGCCTTGGAACCCATTCCATGTAA